The Suncus etruscus isolate mSunEtr1 chromosome 14, mSunEtr1.pri.cur, whole genome shotgun sequence genome contains a region encoding:
- the HAS3 gene encoding hyaluronan synthase 3: MPVQLTTALRVVGTSLFALAVLGGILAAYVTGYQFIHTEKHYLSFGLYGAILGLHLLIQSLFAFLEHRRMRRAGRALKLPAPERCSVALCIAAYQEDPDYLRKCLRSAQRIAFPGLKVVMVVDGNRQDDAYMLEIFHEVLGGTEQGGFFVWRSNFHEAGEGETEASLQEGMDRVRDVVRAHTFSCIMQKWGGKREVMYTAFKALGDSVDYIQVCDSDTVLDPACTIEMLRVLEEDPQVGGVGGDVQILNKYDSWISFLSSVRYWMAFNVERACQSYFGCVQCISGPLGMYRNSLLQQFLEDWYHQKFLGSKCSFGDDRHLTNRVLSLGYRTKYTARSKCLTETPTKYLRWLNQQTRWSKSYFREWLYNSLWFHKHHLWMTYESVVTGFFPFFLIATVIQLFYRGRIWNILLFLLTVQLVGIIKATYACFLRGNAEMIFMSLYSLLYMSSLLPAKIFAIATINKSGWGTSGRKTIVVNFIGLIPVSIWVAVLLGGLAYTAYCQDLFSETELAFLVSGAILYGCYWVALLMLYLAIIARRCGKKPEQYRLAFAEV, translated from the exons ATGCCGGTGCAGCTGACAACAGCCCTGCGTGTGGTGGGCACCAGCCTGTTTGCGCTGGCTGTGCTGGGGGGCATCTTGGCAGCGTATGTGACTGGCTACCAGTTCATCCACACGGAGAAGCATTACCTGTCCTTTGGCCTTTATGGTGCCATCCTGGGCCTGCACCTCCTCATCCAGAGCCTCTTTGCCTTCTTGGAACACCGTCGCATGCGTCGAGCTGGCCGGGCCCTCAAACTGCCAGCCCCTGAGCGGTGCTCTGTGGCGCTCTGCATCGCTGCCTACCAGGAGGATCCCGACTACCTGCGCAAGTGCCTGCGCTCAGCCCAGCGCATCGCCTTCCCAGGCCTCAAGGTGGTCATGGTGGTGGATGGCAACCGCCAGGACGATGCCTACATGCTGGAGATATTCCATGAGGTGCTCGGAGGCACCGAGCAAGGTGGCTTCTTTGTGTGGCGTAGTAACTTCCATGAGGCAGGGGAGGGTGAGACGGAGGCCAGCCTGCAGGAGGGCATGGACCGTGTGCGGGATGTGGTCCGCGCCCACACCTTCTCATGCATCATGCAGAAGTGGGGAGGCAAGCGAGAGGTCATGTACACAGCCTTCAAGGCCCTTGGCGACTCAGTGGACTATATCCAG GTGTGCGACTCCGACACTGTTCTGGACCCAGCCTGCACCATTGAGATGCTCCGAGTCCTTGAGGAGGATCCCCAAGTCGGGGGAGTTGGTGGAGACGTCCAA ATTCTCAACAAATATGACTCGTGGATCTCCTTCCTGAGCAGTGTTCGATACTGGATGGCCTTCAATGTGGAGCGGGCCTGCCAGTCCTACTTTGGCTGTGTGCAGTGCATTAGTGGGCCCCTAGGCATGTACCGCAATAGCCTCCTCCAGCAGTTCCTGGAGGACTGGTATCATCAGAAGTTCCTAGGCAGCAAGTGCAGCTTTGGGGATGACCGGCACCTCACCAACCGAGTCCTGAGCCTCGGGTACCGGACTAAGTACACAGCACGCTCCAAGTGCCTCACAGAGACCCCCACCAAGTACCTTCGGTGGCTCAACCAGCAGACCCGCTGGAGCAAGTCTTATTTCCGCGAGTGGCTCTACAACTCTCTGTGGTTTCATAAGCATCACCTCTGGATGACCTATGAGTCTGTGGTCACAggtttcttcccctttttcctcaTTGCCACAGTCATACAGCTTTTCTACCGGGGCCGCATCTGGAACATTCTCCTGTTCCTGCTGACAGTGCAGCTGGTGGGCATCATCAAGGCTACCTATGCCTGCTTCCTGCGGGGCAATGCAGAGATGATCTTCATGTCCCTCTACTCCCTTCTCTATATGTCCAGCCTTCTGCCTGCCAAGATCTTTGCCATCGCTACCATCAACAAGTCTGGCTGGGGCACCTCTGGCCGGAAAACTATCGTGGTCAACTTTATTGGCCTCATCCCAGTGTCCATCTGGGTGGCGGTGCTCCTGGGGGGCCTAGCCTATACAGCTTACTGCCAGGATCTGTTCAGTGAGACAGAGCTGGCCTTCCTCGTCTCAGGGGCCATCCTGTATGGCTGCTACTGGGTGGCCCTCCTCATGCTGTATCTGGCCATCATTGCCCGGAGGTGTGGCAAGAAACCAGAGCAGTACAGGTTAGCTTTTGCTGAGGTATGA